A window from Musa acuminata AAA Group cultivar baxijiao chromosome BXJ3-10, Cavendish_Baxijiao_AAA, whole genome shotgun sequence encodes these proteins:
- the LOC135650793 gene encoding jacalin-related lectin 19-like: MANVIKVGPWGGKGGSTSDTSVANATKVGPWGGKGGSTSDTLVANATKVEPWGGKGGSTWDTLVVTQDITHIKIYYGDVIDGLDITYVTNGKRQTLKVGDTIGAVWNEIILKKDEYFNSISGFYGPTIPEDVIAIKQLTLGTNKGTSVTVGTTQGGDFPFPFSPLLLYKIVGFLGHSSTVIDAIGIYYEEIMGKN, translated from the exons ATG GCCAACGTGATCAAAGTCGGGCCGTGGGGTGGTAAAGGAGGGAGTACATCGGATACTAGTGTG GCCAATGCGACCAAGGTCGGGCCGTGGGGTGGTAAAGGAGGGAGTACGTCGGATACTTTAGTG GCCAATGCGACCAAGGTCGAGCCGTGGGGTGGTAAAGGAGGGAGTACGTGGGATACTTTAGTGGTAACTCAAGACATCACCCACATCAAGATTTACTATGGAGATGTCATAGACGGGTTGGACATAACATACGTCACGAATGGCAAACGCCAAACCTTGAAAGTTGGAGACACAATTGGGGCTGTATGGAACGAG atcATTCTCAAGAAGGACGAGTACTTCAACTCCATCTCAGGATTTTACGGTCCAACGATTCCGGAAGATGTTATTGCCATAAAACAGCTTACTCTCGGCACCAATAAGGGCACAAGTGTAACTGTTGGTACAACGCAAGGGGGAGACTTTCCCTTCCCCTTTTCACCACTTCTTCTTTACAAGATCGTGGGATTTCTTGGACATTCAAGCACAGTTATAGACGCAATTGGAATTTACTACGAGGAAATAATGGGTAAAAACTAG